From the Lampris incognitus isolate fLamInc1 chromosome 6, fLamInc1.hap2, whole genome shotgun sequence genome, one window contains:
- the LOC130114192 gene encoding leucine-rich repeat neuronal protein 3-like, with amino-acid sequence MKETAVVACLLTELVLAAFVVASEGAAHCPALCRCEIRPWFSPSSIYTEAATVDCNDLALSALPEQLPLETQVLLLQTNIIFNVDRALDYLANITEIDLSQNNISSVGNVRLGSLPQLLSLHLEENLVQELIDNCLPSLPNLQEFYINHNLISSISPKAFQGLARLLRLHLNSNQLTSINNRWFQHLPNLQILMLGENPILELSDMNFKPLTNLRSLVLAGMNLTEIPNNALVGLENLESISFFDNLFNRVPRAALKRVENLKFLDLNKNPIERIQRGDFMDMIHLKELGINSMPELVSIDGYALNNLPELTKIEATNNPRLSYIHPRAFHKLPRLETLMLNSNALSALHRSTVESLPNLREVSMHSNPIRCDCVIRWINMNRTAVRFMEPDSLFCMEPPEYQGQHVRQVHFREMTEICLPLISPGSLPEHALVGKGSSVALHCRAFGEPEPEIYWVKPSGDKVLPESVSDKYYMHPEGTFELYDTTEQEAGMYTCVAHNLVGADLKSVMVTVDGYFPQPSNQSLHAYIKSIQSHSVTVYWKSTGNLMSQVKWSTFVDGNYSSTVFTARVPSNIKEYHVNQLKPSSQYQVCVEVMGMQMERNRDCVNVTTKDLALHVKTSERWDTLVMAACAVFFVVVAVACSVIHTSRNSQVFYKKLVVNQAETLLRPSCQSASPSSLMELGVPGVKVRATVIDLPDNCV; translated from the coding sequence ATGAAGGAGACAGCAGTTGTGGCTTGTTTGTTAACAGAGCTAGTGCTGGCTGCCTTTGTTGTGGCCTCTGAGGGAGCTGCTCATTGCCCTGCATTGTGTCGATGTGAGATACGACCATGGTTCTCACCCAGCTCGATTTATACAGAGGCTGCCACAGTGGACTGTAATGACTTAGCCCTCTCAGCACTACCAGAGCAACTACCTCTAGAGACACAAGTGCTACTGCTACAGACCAACATTATCTTTAATGTGGATAGAGCTTTGGATTACTTGGCCAACATCACTGAGATTGACTTGTCTCAGAATAACATTTCCTCTGTGGGCAATGTTCGTCTGGGgtcccttccccagctgctgtctCTGCACCTGGAGGAGAACTTGGTTCAGGAGCTAATTGACAACTGCCTCCCCTCCTTACCTAACCTCCAGGAGTTCTACATCAACCACAATTTGATTTCTTCCATAAGCCCCAAAGCCTTTCAAGGGCTGGCCAGGCTTCTGCGACTGCATCTCAACTCCAACCAACTGACGAGCATCAACAATCGGTGGTTCCAGCACCTCCCAAACCTACAGATCTTGATGCTTGGAGAAAATCCCATCCTCGAGCTATCAGACATGAACTTTAAACCACTGACAAACCTTCGCAGCCTTGTCCTTGCCGGAATGAACTTGACAGAAATCCCTAACAATGCTCTGGTTGGTCTTGAGAACTTGGAGAGCATTTCATTTTTTGACAACCTATTTAATCGAGTCCCTCGAGCAGCACTGAAGCGAGTAGAAAATCTTAAGTTTCTGGATTTGAATAAGAACCCCATTGAAAGGATCCAGAGAGGTGACTTCATGGACATGATCCATCTCAAGGAGCTTGGTATAAACAGCATGCCCGAGCTGGTGTCTATCGACGGCTATGCCCTCAACAACCTCCCAGAGCTGACGAAGATTGAGGCCACCAACAATCCCAGGCTTTCCTACATCCACCCCCGGGCTTTCCACAAGCTGCCCCGGCTGGAGACGCTGATGCTAAACAGCAATGCCCTAAGCGCTCTCCATCGCAGCACTGTGGAGTCCCTGCCCAACCTTCGAGAGGTCAGCATGCACAGCAACCCCATTCGTTGTGACTGCGTCATCCGCTGGATCAACATGAACAGAACCGCTGTTCGCTTTATGGAGCCTGACTCCCTCTTCTGCATGGAACCTCCAGAGTACCAGGGCCAGCATGTCCGACAGGTTCACTTCCGGGAAATGACCGAGATCTGCCTTCCACTGATCTCACCTGGGAGCCTCCCCGAGCATGCACTGGTGGGTAAAGGGAGTTCAGTGGCATTGCACTGCCGGGCGTTCGGAGAGCCCGAGCCAGAGATCTACTGGGTCAAACCCTCAGGTGACAAGGTCCTGCCTGAAAGTGTGTCCGATAAGTACTACATGCACCCAGAGGGAACCTTTGAACTTTATGATACCACGGAGCAAGAGGCTGGCATGTATACCTGTGTTGCCCACAATCTTGTAGGGGCAGACCTCAAGTCTGTGATGGTGACTGTAGATGGCTACTTTCCGCAGCCTTCAAACCAGTCCTTACATGCATATATCAAATCTATCCAGTCTCATTCTGTTACAGTGTATTGGAAAAGCACAGGCAATCTGATGTCCCAGGTCAAATGGTCCACATTCGTGGATGGCAACTATTCCTCCACAGTATTCACAGCCAGGGTTCCTTCTAATATTAAAGAGTATCATGTCAACCAGCTGAAGCCCTCCAGTCAGTACCAGGTTTGTGTGGAGGTCATGGGCATGCAAATGGAACGAAACAGGGACTGCGTCAATGTCACCACAAAAGATCTTGCCCTCCACGTGAAGACATCGGAGAGGTGGGACACTCTCGTGATGGCTGCCTGTGCCGTATTTtttgttgtggttgctgtggcTTGCTCAGTCATTCATACTTCTCGGAACAGCCAAGTCTTTTACAAAAAATTGGTGGTCAACCAAGCCGAAACACTGCTGCGTCCCAGCTGTCAGTCCGCTTCTCCTTCATCTCTCATGGAACTGGGTGTACCAGGGGTCAAGGTGAGGGCAACAGTAATAGACTTACCAGACAACTGCGTGTAA